From one Lolium rigidum isolate FL_2022 chromosome 4, APGP_CSIRO_Lrig_0.1, whole genome shotgun sequence genomic stretch:
- the LOC124648319 gene encoding gibberellin 2-beta-dioxygenase 3-like, producing the protein MVPDIIDPIPLAKCRKEASVVPTVDLSAPGAAAAVADACRGVGFFRATNHGVPATLADALEALAAAFFALPHDEKMEHASARPFGYGSKSIGSNGDVGWLEYLLLSVATGSGSSTLPPPLRAAMEEYTCAVRDVGGRVLELMAEGLGLDRGALRRMVAGKDGEESGAGEMVRVNHYPACPLASGVTGFGEHTDPQIVSVLRSNRTGGLQIMLRDGRWVPVAPDPDSLFVNVGDSLQVLTNGRFHSVKHRVAAPEAGKLARLSVIYFGGPAASQRIAPLPELLKEGEESLYKDFTWGEYMKAAYKTRLGDNRLSPFELHHCSSSNAVQPQPPPHVAPVH; encoded by the exons ATGGTGCCCGACATCATCGACCCGATCCCGCTGGCGAAATGCCGGAAAGAGGCAAGTGTAGTGCCGACGGTGGACCTGTCGGcgccgggcgcggcggcggccgtggcggaCGCGTGCCGCGGCGTGGGCTTCTTCCGTGCGACCAACCACGGCGTGCCGGCCACCCTCGCCGACGCGCTGGAGGCCCTCGCCGCGGCCTTCTTCGCGCTGCCGCACGATGAGAAGATGGAGCACGCGTCGGCGCGGCCCTTCGGGTACGGTAGCAAGAGCATCGGCTCCAACGGCGACGTCGGGTGGCTGGAGTACCTGCTCCTCTCCGTCGCCACCGGGTCGGGTTCCTCCACCCTGCCACCGCCGCTCCGGGCGGCGATGGAGGAGTACACTTGTGCGGTGAGGGACGTGGGCGGGCGGGTGCTGGAGCTGATGGCAGAGGGGCTGGGGCTGGACCGGGGTGCGCTTCGCCGGATGGTGGCGGGGAAGGATGGAGAGGAGAGCGGCGCCGGCGAGATGGTGCGTGTGAACCACTACCCGGCGTGCCCTTTGGCGTCGGGAGTGACGGGGTTCGGGGAGCACACGGACCCGCAGATCGTCTCCGTGCTCCGCTCCAATCGTACCGGGGGCCTCCAGATCATGCTCCGCGACGGCCGTTGGGTCCCCGTGGCCCCCGACCCCGACTCCCTCTTCGTCAACGTCGGGGACTCGCTCCAG GTGCTCACGAACGGGCGGTTCCACAGCGTGAAGCACCGGGTGGCGGCGCCGGAGGCCGGGAAGCTGGCGAGGCTGTCGGTGATCTACTTCGGCGGGCCGGCGGCGTCGCAGCGGATAGCGCCGCTGCCGGAGTTGCTCAAGGAAGGGGAGGAGAGCCTGTACAAAGACTTCACCTGGGGCGAGTACATGAAGGCCGCCTACAAGACTCGCCTCGGCGACAACCGCCTAAGCCCCTTCGAGCTCCACCACTGCAGCAGCAGCAATGCCGTCCAGCCGCAGCCGCCTCCTCACGTAGCACCAGTTCACTAG